The following are encoded together in the Triticum dicoccoides isolate Atlit2015 ecotype Zavitan chromosome 6B, WEW_v2.0, whole genome shotgun sequence genome:
- the LOC119321474 gene encoding BTB/POZ and MATH domain-containing protein 1-like, whose product MSSASAGGKRSRSYIVAGEARGHHLLTIHGYLRTKFTPTGECIMSRPFIIDGHRWCIEYYPNGVCREVADCVSLSLVLDEDVAAAVKVQHGMRLVGEADEDRPALLTSEDRFPSRGVSSHTRFIRRVDLERSKYLRNDSFTIRCDIVLEHDIRAEDHTAAFVFTPPCDLRQDLGGLLDSEKGADVVFEVGGETVAAHRCILAARSPVFAAELFGPMKEGNAATAGVVVHVEDMEAEVFKALLRFAYTGLLPDTRKEDLDVTCQHLLVAADRYDMKRLKLICEENLCEYINVNSAAIILALAEQHHCVRLKRACFRFLADPRNLRAVVATDGFQHLSRSCPSLMVELIATLAM is encoded by the coding sequence ATGTCGTCCGCCAGCGCCGGCGGCAAGCGTTCGAGGTCCTACATCGTGGCCGGCGAGGCCAGGGGGCACCACCTTCTCACGATCCACGGCTACTTGCGCACCAAGTTCACCCCCACGGGTGAGTGCATCATGTCCCGCCCTTTCATCATCGACGGCCATCGCTGGTGCATCGAGTACTACCCCAACGGCGTGTGCCGCGAGGTCGCTGATTGCGTGTCCCTCTCCCTGGTGCTCGACGAAGACGTCGCGGCGGCGGTGAAGGTCCAGCACGGCATGCGCCTCGTCGGCGAGGCGGACGAGGACCGACCGGCGTTACTAACTTCGGAGGACAGATTCCCTTCCCGGGGCGTCTCTTCGCACACGAGGTTCATCAGAAGGGTCGACCTGGAGAGGTCCAAGTATCTCAGGAACGATTCCTTCACAATCCGGTGTGATATCGTCCTCGAACACGACATCCGCGCGGAGGACCACACAGCGGCCTTTGTCTTCACGCCCCCATGCGACCTGCGCCAGGACCTTGGCGGGCTCCTCGATTCCGAGAAGGGCGCCGACGTGGTGTTCGAGGTCGGAGGGGAGACAGTCGCCGCTCACCGGTGCATACTCGCGGCCCGCTCGCCCGTCTTTGCGGCCGAGCTCTTTGGCCCAATGAAGGAGGGCAACGCTGCAACCGCCGGCGTGGTCGTGCACGTGGAGGACATGGAGGCGGAGGTGTTCAAGGCACTGCTCCGTTTCGCATACACCGGCTTGTTGCCGGACACACGCAAGGAAGACCTAGATGTCACCTGCCAACATCTATTAGTCGCGGCAGACAGGTATGACATGAAGCGGCTCAAGTTGATCTGCGAGGAGAATCTGTGTGAGTACATAAATGTGAACTCGGCGGCGATCATCTTGGCGCTAGCCGAACAACACCATTGTGTGAGGTTGAAGAGGGCCTGCTTCCGTTTTCTCGCCGATCCACGGAATCTGAGGGCGGTCGTGGCCACCGACGGCTTCCAGCATCTGAGTAGGAGCTGTCCTTCCCTTATGGTCGAGCTCATTGCCACCTTAGCTATGTGA